The region GATCGGGTACAGGTTCTGGGGCGCGCGCAGGTCACGATGCGGCGACGACGCGAAGCGCGGCAGCGTCGCCGTCGACTCGTCCGCCAGCACGACGGCCGCCGGCAGCGTGACGCCTTCCTTCGGCGTCTCGCAGCGCACCACCGCCTCCCACGGATGCGCACCGTCGTGGGACAGCCGCAGGTACCACGACCAGTGCTCCCAGTTGTTCGACGCCGTGAGGAACAACGGCGTGCGTTGCCCCACGCCGAGGTGCTCGACCGTGACCTGCAACGCCCGGGGCAGGTAGGCGACCTGTTGCGTCTTGATGTAGCCGACCGTGCGCGGCGTCGTGCGTCCGCGGACCGGACCGTCGAGGAACACCAGGTCGCCAGGGGCGCCGACGTCTCTGGCGATGTCGAACTCACTGGCGCGCATCGCGCCCTGCAGGGCGTTGCCGAGGCCCGCTTCGCTGTCGCTCTGCGCGTGGCAGGCCGCGAAGACCAGCTCACCGCGCTCGTCGGACAGCCCCACACGCTCCACAGTGGCGCTGAACAGCCCCCGACGCACCTCGCAGCGCTCGATGCTCGCGGCCCCGTTGCAGCACACGGCCCCCGCGGCCCACGAAGCGACCAGCCCGGGCGAGGTCGTGCCGTCGTCTCCGGTGAGCCAGACACCGCATTCGCGGCGTCGCACGCCGTCAACGAACCACACCGTCGACGGGGGCCCGGTCGCCGGGTCGAGGGGTGCCCACCGGGCCGACGCCAGCTCGACGTCGGTGTCCACGAATACGGTCGGCTCGGCGAGCATGTCGTCGAGCACGGGTGATCCGTAGTCAGCCGGCCAGCTGGCGATCGCGATGCGCACGCTCAGGCCTCCACCCGCTCGACCGTCGAGGTCTCGCCGGTCCTCCTGACCTCGAACCGCATCGGCATGCGCTCGGCGAGCTCCCGGACGTGGGTGACGAGGCCGACGGTACGGCCCTGGGAGCCGAGCTCCTCCAAGGCGGCGGCGACCACGTCCAGCGTGTCGTGGTCGAGCGTGCCGAACCCCTCGTCGAGGTACAGCGCATCGAGCCGGGCGCTGGTCCCCGTGGCGAGCTGCGCCACGTGGTCGGCCAGTGACAGGGCGAGCGACAACGACGCCAGGAACGTCTCGCCTCCTGACAGCGTGCGGGCCGATCGCAACTCGTCCGCGTTGCGGTGGTCGACGACCATGAAGGCGCCGCTGTCGTCGACCTGTAGCGAGTAGGCCTTCGAGCTGAGCTCGCGCAACCGGATCGACGCGTCGGCGACGAGCTGGGCAAGGGCCTGGTTCAACAACCACTGCTCGAAGCGCTTCGCGCCGAGGTGCTGCCCGAGCGCCGTCGCGGCCTCGGCCAACTGCTCGTCGTCGCGGACCTCGGCACGCAACCGCTCCGCCGTCTCGACCGCCTCGGCGATGCGTGCGCGCGTACCGCGGGCACGCTCGAGGGCGGCAACGCAGGCCGACCGCGGATCGGTCCCCTCGACCGGCACCTCGACGGCCACGCACGCGGCCACGAGCTCGCCGTTGCGGGCGCGCCACTGCTGTGCGACGTCCTCCACCGCCCGTTCCGCCGCGTCCGCAGTATCGGCGAGCACAGGCCGCCGCTCGGACGCCCATGCCAGCAGCTGCGCCCACGAGCCGGCGAGGTCGTCACGCTCGACCGGCGGCGGACCCAGTCCCGCCAGCGGGTCCCGTGCAGTGTCGAACTGCGTCCACGCCGCACGACGGTGACTGTCCAGGCCGCGCATCTGGACGGCCGCCTGCCGCAGTGCCGCGCGCGCGGTCTGCTCCTCGGCGCGGGCGTCGGCGACGTCGCGATCGGCCTGGGCGATCGCCGTGGCAACCCGCGGCACCTCGTTCAACGCCAGTGCGTGGGCGTCTGCCAGCTCGTCGATGCTCGTCACCAGCCCGTCGTGGGCCCCGACCAGCCCGTCGTGTGCGTGCTGGCGGCGCGCTACCTCTGCGTCGGCCGCGCGCAGGGCAGCCGCCGTCCGCGTGACCTGCTGCTCGGCGGCTGCGTGAGCGGCGTCGGCGGCGTCCAGGTCGCCCGCGTCGCCGTGAGCGGGCAGCGTGGTGACTGGCTGCGCACACACCGGGCAGTCGTCGCCCACCTCGAGGCCTTGAGCCAGCGCGCGCGCGAAGTTGGCCTCGCGCACCTGGTCGCGCGTCGCGCGCGCGCTCGCCAGCGCCCGACGCGCGTCCTCGTGGGCGACGTCCGCCGCGGTCCGTGCGGCGAGGGCGGTGTGCAGCTCGTCCGTCGCGGGGCCGAGCTGGGTCTGTCGTGCGTCACGTTCGGCGACGAGGCGCTGCAGCTCAGTGACGACCGCACCGTCGGGCAGGCGGCCCCGCGCCGCCTCGGCCGCCTGGCGCTGCTGCTCCCCCTTCTCGACCCTGGCGGCGGCGTCCGCCTCGGCCTGGGCGGCGTCCGCCAGCCTCCGTGCCAGCGACGCCACCGCGGCGGGCTGCTCGAGGCCGTCGAGCAGCTCTCGCCGCTGTCGCGCATTGGTGGCGGCTGCGCGCAGCTGGGCGCCACGCTCACGCAAGCGCTCGAGCTCCGGCTGGGCGTCGGCGATGCGGACCTGCAGCTCCTCCAGCGTCCCGACCCGGACCTCTGCGGCGGTGAGCGCCCCGGCCGTCGCAGGGGCCAGTTCGCCGTCGAGGCGGCGGCGCGTGTGCTCGACCCGCGTCTGAGCCTGCTTGGCGCGCTCGCGCGCACGGCGACCGATCCGCCGGTAGACCTCGATGCCGAGCAGGTCGACCAGCAGGTTCTGGCGCTCCCCGGACCGCGCGTGCAGGAACTGGGCGAACGCGCCCTGCGGCAGCACGACGCAGCGCGTGAAGTGGTCGAATGACAGCCCCAGCAGCTTCTCGACGCGCTCGGTGAGCTCCTTTTCGTTGCCGGCCAGGGTTGTGGTGTTGCCGT is a window of Euzebyales bacterium DNA encoding:
- a CDS encoding SMC family ATPase, producing the protein MRPTRLELTGFGSFREPATVDFADTDLFVLVGPTGAGKSTVIDAMIFALYGSVPRYDDRRLVAPVINQGRVEAKVRLDFVVDGSGYTAVRVVRRTQAGATTKEARLERWDPADPQRSDGNTTTLAGNEKELTERVEKLLGLSFDHFTRCVVLPQGAFAQFLHARSGERQNLLVDLLGIEVYRRIGRRARERAKQAQTRVEHTRRRLDGELAPATAGALTAAEVRVGTLEELQVRIADAQPELERLRERGAQLRAAATNARQRRELLDGLEQPAAVASLARRLADAAQAEADAAARVEKGEQQRQAAEAARGRLPDGAVVTELQRLVAERDARQTQLGPATDELHTALAARTAADVAHEDARRALASARATRDQVREANFARALAQGLEVGDDCPVCAQPVTTLPAHGDAGDLDAADAAHAAAEQQVTRTAAALRAADAEVARRQHAHDGLVGAHDGLVTSIDELADAHALALNEVPRVATAIAQADRDVADARAEEQTARAALRQAAVQMRGLDSHRRAAWTQFDTARDPLAGLGPPPVERDDLAGSWAQLLAWASERRPVLADTADAAERAVEDVAQQWRARNGELVAACVAVEVPVEGTDPRSACVAALERARGTRARIAEAVETAERLRAEVRDDEQLAEAATALGQHLGAKRFEQWLLNQALAQLVADASIRLRELSSKAYSLQVDDSGAFMVVDHRNADELRSARTLSGGETFLASLSLALSLADHVAQLATGTSARLDALYLDEGFGTLDHDTLDVVAAALEELGSQGRTVGLVTHVRELAERMPMRFEVRRTGETSTVERVEA